From one bacterium genomic stretch:
- a CDS encoding PKD domain-containing protein, whose product MVRTSILILSVWMVTLSTANALERPGVEFKIFQFPRNMMPSIDGDTKDWDIVPKEYAIGLDQLVDTTYGMKTDPKDKDVTVRIGWVKGMNRLYFLYEAYDDYWDFDSSGIDNDIFELVVDGDLSGGPLITEFHPADSLLTKWERYARFHGVHAQNYHIFTPAENKSWTMVWGCQPWIYEFPYANAAYSYNFKHGESGKLVLEFWITPFDYAPIESPSRAVESKLTENSIIGVSWSILEYDGVHDSGRYKAFWNLSHKTTMYGNASDLCAFRLMPLEKRFRKPIEAQWSFVIADMDRRVVAFKDESYGTVTSWEWDFGDGVKSSEQNPVHIYEKEGRYTVVVLTVKGPDGTSQLAKVWDVAVK is encoded by the coding sequence ATGGTGAGAACGAGTATCCTGATTCTATCTGTCTGGATGGTAACGCTCTCGACAGCGAATGCCCTTGAACGGCCGGGAGTCGAGTTTAAAATTTTCCAGTTTCCCCGGAACATGATGCCCAGCATCGACGGCGATACAAAAGACTGGGATATCGTGCCGAAAGAGTATGCCATCGGGCTGGATCAGCTTGTCGATACGACTTACGGGATGAAAACAGATCCGAAGGACAAGGATGTTACCGTGAGGATCGGCTGGGTGAAAGGAATGAACAGACTCTACTTCCTGTACGAGGCTTATGACGATTACTGGGATTTCGACAGTTCCGGTATCGACAACGACATTTTCGAACTCGTTGTGGACGGCGATCTTTCCGGTGGCCCGCTGATCACGGAGTTCCATCCCGCGGATTCGCTCCTCACAAAATGGGAACGGTACGCACGGTTTCATGGCGTTCATGCCCAGAATTATCACATATTCACCCCTGCCGAGAACAAATCGTGGACGATGGTGTGGGGATGCCAGCCCTGGATTTACGAGTTTCCTTATGCAAATGCGGCGTATTCGTATAATTTCAAACATGGCGAAAGCGGGAAACTCGTTCTCGAATTCTGGATCACTCCTTTTGATTATGCGCCAATCGAAAGCCCCTCGCGTGCAGTCGAGTCGAAACTCACCGAGAATTCCATCATCGGTGTTTCATGGAGTATTCTTGAATATGACGGCGTTCATGATTCGGGCAGATACAAGGCGTTCTGGAACCTTTCGCATAAAACCACCATGTACGGGAATGCCTCCGATCTCTGCGCTTTCAGGCTCATGCCCCTCGAAAAGCGCTTTCGGAAGCCGATCGAGGCGCAATGGTCGTTCGTTATCGCGGATATGGATCGCCGTGTCGTAGCGTTCAAGGATGAATCGTACGGCACTGTCACTTCGTGGGAGTGGGATTTCGGCGATGGCGTCAAATCATCCGAGCAGAATCCGGTGCATATCTATGAAAAAGAGGGAAGGTATACCGTTGTCGTGCTCACCGTAAAGGGGCCGGACGGCACATCACAGCTGGCAAAGGTCTGGGATGTAGCGGTAAAATGA